From one Tsukamurella tyrosinosolvens genomic stretch:
- the pyk gene encoding pyruvate kinase produces the protein MSRRTKIVCTLGPAVGTDEKVLALVEEGMDVARLNFSHGEHADHGVNYERVRAASDKTGRAVGILADLQGPKIRLGRFAGDGRTVWETGETVRITVDDVVGTHDRVSTTYKELAQDARPGDRLLVDDGKVGLTVTSVDGNDVVCEVTEGGPVSNNKGVSLPGMNVSVPALSEKDIEDLEFALELGVDFIALSFVRSPADIERVHAVMDRVGRRIPVIAKLEKPEAIENLEAVILAFDAVMVARGDLGVELPLEEVPLVQKRAIQIARENAKPVIVATQMLESMIENSRPTRAEASDVANAVLDGADAVMLSGEVSVGKYPIETVRTMAKIVQAVEDGGPSVPPLNHVPRTKRGIISYAARDIGERLNAKALVAFTQSGDTVRRLARLHTRLPLLAFTPLPEVRSQLALSWGTETFLVDGVDSTDAMIRQVDHSLEGIGGYSRGDQVVIVAGAPPGTVGSTNLIHVHRIGEDDH, from the coding sequence GTGTCTCGTCGAACCAAGATCGTCTGCACCCTGGGCCCCGCTGTCGGAACCGATGAGAAGGTTCTTGCTCTCGTGGAGGAGGGCATGGATGTTGCGCGCCTGAATTTCAGCCACGGTGAGCACGCCGATCACGGCGTGAACTATGAGCGTGTGCGTGCCGCGTCGGATAAGACCGGCCGGGCGGTGGGGATTCTGGCTGATCTGCAGGGCCCGAAGATCCGGTTGGGCCGGTTCGCCGGTGATGGCCGCACCGTGTGGGAGACGGGGGAGACGGTGCGGATCACCGTCGATGATGTGGTGGGCACGCATGATCGGGTTTCGACCACCTATAAGGAGTTGGCGCAGGACGCTCGTCCGGGTGATCGGTTGTTGGTCGATGACGGCAAGGTCGGGCTGACGGTGACGTCGGTCGATGGCAATGACGTGGTGTGTGAGGTCACTGAGGGTGGCCCGGTGTCGAACAACAAGGGTGTGTCGCTGCCGGGGATGAACGTGTCGGTGCCGGCGTTGTCGGAGAAGGACATCGAGGATCTGGAGTTCGCGCTCGAGTTGGGTGTGGATTTCATCGCTCTGTCGTTCGTGCGGTCGCCGGCGGATATCGAGCGGGTGCATGCGGTGATGGACCGTGTGGGTCGGCGGATTCCGGTGATCGCGAAGTTGGAGAAGCCGGAGGCGATCGAGAACCTCGAGGCGGTGATCCTGGCGTTCGATGCGGTGATGGTCGCGCGTGGTGATCTCGGTGTGGAGTTGCCGCTCGAGGAGGTGCCGCTGGTGCAGAAGCGGGCGATTCAGATCGCGCGGGAGAACGCCAAGCCGGTGATCGTGGCGACGCAGATGCTGGAGTCGATGATCGAGAACAGCCGGCCGACGCGGGCGGAGGCCTCGGATGTGGCGAACGCGGTGCTCGACGGTGCGGATGCGGTGATGCTCTCCGGTGAGGTGTCGGTCGGTAAGTATCCGATCGAGACCGTGCGGACCATGGCCAAGATCGTGCAGGCCGTCGAGGACGGCGGACCGTCGGTGCCGCCACTGAACCACGTCCCGCGCACCAAGCGCGGCATCATCTCCTACGCCGCCCGCGACATCGGCGAGCGGCTCAACGCCAAGGCGCTCGTCGCGTTCACCCAGTCGGGTGACACCGTGCGGCGCCTGGCCCGCCTGCACACCCGCCTGCCGCTGCTGGCGTTCACGCCGCTGCCCGAGGTCCGCAGCCAGCTCGCCCTGTCCTGGGGGACTGAGACCTTCCTGGTGGACGGGGTGGACAGCACCGACGCCATGATCAGGCAGGTCGACCACTCGCTCGAGGGCATCGGTGGGTACTCCCGCGGTGACCAGGTGGTGATCGTGGCGGGCGCGCCCCCCGGCACCGTCGGTTCGACCAACCTGATCCACGTGCACCGGATCGGCGAAGACGACCACTGA
- the gap gene encoding type I glyceraldehyde-3-phosphate dehydrogenase, which yields MTIRVGINGFGRIGRNFFRAVAAQKALGGATDIEIVAVNDLTDNAMLAHLLKFDSILGRLDADVVADGDSIRVGDQVIKALEVREGPSALPWGDLGVDVVVESTGIFTARDKAQGHLDSGAKKVVISAPASGEDITIVMGVNDDKYDGSQNIISNASCTTNCLGPLAKVVNDEFGIVSGLMTTVHAYTQDQNLQDGPHKDPRRARAAAINIVPTSTGAAKAIGLVLPELKGKLDGYALRVPIPTGSVTDLTVELGKRATADEINAALKAAAEGKLKGILKYYDAPIVSSDIVTDPHSSLFDAGLTKVIDDQAKVVSWYDNEWGYSNRLVDLTGLVGKSL from the coding sequence ATGACCATTCGCGTAGGCATCAACGGATTCGGGCGGATCGGCCGCAACTTCTTCCGGGCCGTCGCCGCCCAGAAGGCGCTCGGCGGCGCCACCGACATCGAGATCGTCGCGGTGAACGACCTCACCGACAACGCCATGCTGGCGCACCTGCTCAAGTTCGACTCCATCCTCGGCCGCCTCGATGCGGACGTGGTCGCCGACGGCGACTCCATCCGCGTGGGTGACCAGGTCATCAAGGCCCTCGAGGTCCGCGAGGGCCCGTCGGCGCTGCCCTGGGGTGACCTCGGCGTCGACGTCGTCGTCGAATCGACCGGCATCTTCACCGCCCGCGACAAGGCGCAGGGCCACCTCGATTCCGGCGCGAAGAAGGTCGTCATCTCGGCGCCCGCGTCGGGCGAGGACATCACCATCGTGATGGGCGTCAACGACGACAAGTACGACGGCAGCCAGAACATCATCTCCAACGCCTCGTGCACCACGAACTGCCTCGGCCCGCTCGCGAAGGTCGTCAACGACGAGTTCGGCATCGTCAGCGGTCTGATGACCACCGTCCACGCCTACACGCAGGATCAGAACCTGCAGGACGGCCCGCACAAGGATCCCCGCCGCGCCCGCGCCGCCGCGATCAACATCGTGCCCACCTCGACGGGCGCCGCCAAGGCGATCGGCCTCGTCCTGCCGGAGCTCAAGGGCAAGCTCGACGGCTACGCGCTGCGCGTGCCGATCCCCACCGGCTCGGTCACCGACCTCACCGTCGAGCTGGGCAAGCGCGCCACCGCCGACGAGATCAACGCCGCGCTCAAGGCCGCAGCCGAAGGGAAGCTCAAGGGCATCCTCAAGTACTACGACGCCCCGATCGTCTCCTCCGACATCGTCACCGATCCGCACAGCTCGCTCTTCGACGCCGGCCTCACCAAGGTGATCGACGACCAGGCGAAGGTCGTCTCCTGGTACGACAACGAGTGGGGCTACAGCAACCGCCTCGTGGATCTCACCGGCCTCGTGGGGAAGTCGCTGTGA
- the fbaA gene encoding class II fructose-bisphosphate aldolase, protein MPIATPEAYREMLDRAREGGYAYPAINCTSSETINAAIKGFADAGSDGIIQFSTGGAEFGSGLGVKDMVVGAVALAEFAHVVAAQYDVTVALHTDHCPKDKLDSYVRPLLAISQERVDAGRNPLFQSHMWDGSAVPLEENLQIAQELLAKAKAAKIILEIEIGVVGGEEDGVENEINDKLFTSDEDFAKTVDALGAEGYLLAATFGNVHGVYKPGNVKLRPEVLRDGQAVASEKLGLPAGSKPFDFVFHGGSGSLKSEIEDSLSYGVVKMNVDTDTQYAFTRPVAGHMLSNYDGVLKIDGEVGNKKVYDPRSYLKKAETSMAERVVEACNDLHSAGKSISAT, encoded by the coding sequence ATGCCCATTGCCACCCCCGAGGCCTACCGGGAGATGCTGGACCGCGCCCGTGAGGGCGGTTACGCCTACCCGGCGATCAACTGCACGTCCAGTGAGACGATCAACGCGGCGATCAAGGGTTTCGCCGATGCGGGCAGTGACGGGATCATCCAGTTCTCCACGGGCGGCGCCGAGTTCGGTTCCGGTCTGGGGGTCAAGGACATGGTGGTCGGTGCGGTCGCGTTGGCGGAGTTCGCGCATGTGGTGGCGGCGCAGTACGACGTGACCGTCGCCCTGCACACCGATCATTGCCCGAAGGACAAGCTCGATTCGTATGTGCGGCCGCTGCTGGCGATCTCGCAGGAACGCGTCGATGCCGGCCGCAATCCGTTGTTCCAGTCGCACATGTGGGACGGGTCGGCGGTGCCGCTGGAGGAGAACCTGCAGATCGCCCAGGAGCTGCTCGCGAAGGCGAAGGCGGCGAAGATCATCCTGGAGATCGAGATCGGTGTGGTCGGTGGTGAGGAGGACGGCGTCGAGAACGAGATCAACGACAAGCTGTTCACCTCGGATGAGGATTTCGCGAAGACCGTCGATGCGCTGGGTGCGGAGGGGTATCTGCTGGCGGCGACGTTCGGCAACGTCCACGGTGTGTACAAGCCGGGGAATGTGAAGCTGCGCCCCGAGGTGTTGCGGGACGGTCAGGCGGTGGCCTCCGAGAAGCTGGGCCTGCCGGCGGGGAGCAAGCCGTTCGATTTCGTTTTCCACGGCGGGTCGGGGTCGCTGAAGTCGGAGATCGAGGACTCGCTGTCCTATGGCGTGGTGAAGATGAACGTCGACACCGACACCCAGTACGCGTTCACCCGTCCGGTCGCCGGGCACATGCTGTCGAACTACGACGGTGTCCTCAAGATCGACGGTGAGGTCGGTAACAAGAAGGTCTACGACCCCCGCTCCTACCTGAAGAAGGCCGAGACCTCGATGGCCGAGCGCGTCGTCGAGGCCTGCAACGACCTGCACTCCGCCGGCAAGTCCATCAGCGCGACGTAG
- a CDS encoding glycerol-3-phosphate dehydrogenase/oxidase — MNAANPETATTPGTSGAASAGVATTASLLSPEYRSQAWDRLGSEEFDVVVIGGGIVGVGSALDAATRGLKVALVEARDFASGTSSRSSKMFHGGLRYLEQLEFGLVREALHERELSLSTLAPHLVKPLPFLAPLTKRVVERPYMAAGMFLYDTMGGAKSVPPQKHLTRAGALRLAPGLKRGALVGGIRYFDTVVDDARHTMTVARTAAHYGAVVRTSTQVVDFLREADRVSGVVVRDSETGATTEIRSTVVINATGVWTDELQALSHQKGRFRVRASKGVHILVPRDRIVSDVALILRTEKSVLFVIPWGIHWIIGTTDTDWNLDLAHPAATATDIDYILDHVNKVLITELTREDITGVYAGLRPLLAGESDETSKLSREHAVAAIAPGLVTIAGGKYTTYRVMGSDAVDAAEAYLPHKIPASCTEKVPLLGADGYYALTNQTTSIAREHDVHPHRVTHLLNRYGSLIGDVLALAEGDRSLLEPLAGAPQYLRVEALYAAKAEGALHLEDVLARRTRISIEYPDRGLEASAEVADLIAPVLGWSAADIARELENYGARVAAEIESQGMPDDETADALRAAAPEARGEILEPVPVPGVEHRASRH, encoded by the coding sequence ATGAACGCTGCCAACCCTGAAACCGCCACGACTCCGGGGACTTCCGGAGCGGCGTCCGCGGGTGTCGCGACCACCGCGTCGCTGCTGTCGCCGGAGTACCGGTCGCAGGCCTGGGACCGCCTCGGCTCGGAGGAGTTCGACGTCGTCGTGATCGGCGGCGGCATCGTCGGCGTGGGCTCCGCCCTCGACGCGGCCACCCGAGGCCTCAAGGTGGCGCTCGTGGAGGCCCGCGACTTCGCGTCGGGCACCAGCTCGCGCAGCTCGAAGATGTTCCACGGCGGGCTGCGCTATCTGGAGCAGCTCGAATTCGGCCTGGTCCGCGAGGCTCTGCACGAGCGCGAGCTCTCGCTCTCGACGCTGGCGCCGCACCTGGTCAAGCCGCTGCCCTTCCTCGCGCCGCTCACCAAGCGCGTCGTCGAGCGGCCCTACATGGCCGCCGGAATGTTCCTCTACGACACCATGGGCGGCGCCAAGTCGGTGCCCCCGCAGAAGCACCTCACCCGCGCCGGCGCCCTGCGTCTCGCGCCGGGCCTCAAGCGCGGCGCGCTGGTCGGCGGCATCCGCTACTTCGACACCGTCGTCGACGACGCCCGGCACACGATGACCGTCGCCCGGACGGCCGCGCACTACGGCGCCGTCGTCCGCACATCGACGCAGGTCGTCGACTTCCTCCGGGAGGCGGACCGGGTCTCCGGCGTGGTGGTCCGCGACAGCGAGACCGGCGCCACGACCGAGATCCGGTCCACGGTCGTCATCAACGCCACCGGCGTGTGGACCGACGAGCTGCAGGCCCTCTCGCACCAGAAGGGCCGGTTCCGGGTCCGCGCGAGCAAGGGCGTGCACATCCTGGTGCCGCGCGACCGGATCGTCAGCGACGTGGCACTGATCCTGCGCACCGAGAAGAGCGTGCTGTTCGTGATCCCGTGGGGCATCCACTGGATCATCGGCACCACCGACACCGACTGGAACCTCGACCTGGCGCACCCCGCGGCCACGGCGACGGACATCGACTACATCCTCGACCACGTCAACAAGGTGCTCATCACCGAGCTGACGCGGGAGGACATCACCGGCGTCTACGCGGGGCTGCGCCCGCTGCTGGCCGGCGAGTCCGACGAGACGTCGAAGCTGTCGCGCGAGCACGCCGTCGCCGCGATCGCGCCCGGCCTGGTCACGATCGCCGGCGGCAAGTACACCACTTACCGGGTCATGGGCTCGGACGCCGTCGACGCCGCGGAGGCCTACCTGCCGCACAAGATCCCGGCGTCCTGTACGGAGAAGGTGCCGCTCCTGGGCGCCGACGGCTACTACGCGCTGACCAACCAGACCACGTCGATCGCGCGCGAACACGACGTGCATCCCCACCGCGTGACGCACCTGCTCAACCGGTACGGCTCGCTCATCGGCGACGTGCTCGCGCTGGCCGAGGGCGACCGCAGCCTGCTGGAGCCGCTGGCGGGCGCCCCGCAGTACCTGCGGGTGGAGGCGCTGTACGCCGCGAAGGCCGAGGGTGCGCTGCACCTCGAGGACGTGCTGGCCCGCCGCACCCGGATCTCCATCGAGTACCCGGACCGCGGGCTGGAGGCGTCCGCCGAGGTCGCCGACCTCATCGCGCCCGTGCTGGGCTGGTCGGCCGCGGACATCGCGCGGGAGCTGGAGAACTACGGCGCGCGCGTGGCCGCGGAGATCGAATCGCAGGGCATGCCCGACGACGAGACGGCCGACGCCCTGCGGGCCGCTGCGCCCGAGGCGCGGGGCGAGATCCTCGAGCCCGTGCCGGTTCCCGGCGTCGAGCACAGGGCGTCCCGGCACTAG
- a CDS encoding PLP-dependent aminotransferase family protein: MSEETGSQSVRAVRGSAIRDLLSVTERPGVISLAGGLPAPELLPAERVAHAAEAALRSPSALQYGVTAGAPTLRDVVHARESAALGRDAGAVVVTHGSQQALSLLAQALLDPGDVVVVEDPGYIGALQAFDTTRARVIGVPMDADGMRVDELRPLLERERVRVVHTVSNFHNPGGATLSEERRRELARLADEFGFWIVEDDPYGGLRFAGATVPPVAAFSDRVLRLSSASKIVAPSLRVGWMHGDATVLALVERLKQGADLCGSSLTQAITAELLADTAWLDGHVAGIRAVYAERALALHAALVDAFGDRLRLTTPEGGMFLWGEFTDSTATSAALGAAVDAGVAYVPGSAFAVQRDLGHALRLCFTTGSPDDLREAVRRLSTVL; the protein is encoded by the coding sequence ATGTCCGAGGAAACCGGTTCCCAGTCCGTCCGGGCCGTGCGCGGCTCGGCGATCCGCGATCTGTTGTCCGTGACCGAGCGCCCCGGGGTCATCTCGCTCGCCGGCGGCCTCCCCGCGCCGGAACTGCTCCCCGCGGAACGGGTCGCCCACGCGGCGGAGGCGGCGCTGCGGTCACCGTCGGCGCTGCAGTACGGCGTGACCGCCGGCGCGCCCACGCTCCGGGACGTGGTGCACGCCCGGGAGTCCGCGGCGCTGGGCCGGGACGCGGGCGCGGTCGTCGTGACGCACGGTTCGCAGCAGGCGCTGTCGCTCCTCGCGCAGGCGCTGCTCGACCCCGGTGACGTGGTCGTCGTCGAGGACCCCGGGTACATCGGTGCGCTCCAGGCCTTCGACACCACCCGCGCCCGCGTGATCGGCGTGCCGATGGACGCCGACGGGATGCGCGTCGACGAGCTTCGCCCGCTGCTGGAGCGCGAGCGGGTCCGGGTCGTGCACACCGTCTCGAACTTCCACAATCCCGGCGGCGCCACCCTGTCCGAGGAGCGGCGGCGCGAACTCGCCCGCCTCGCCGACGAATTCGGCTTCTGGATCGTCGAGGACGATCCGTACGGCGGGTTGCGCTTCGCCGGCGCGACGGTGCCGCCCGTCGCCGCGTTCTCCGATCGCGTGCTGCGACTGTCGAGCGCATCGAAGATCGTCGCGCCCTCGCTGCGCGTCGGGTGGATGCACGGCGACGCGACGGTTCTCGCGCTGGTGGAGCGACTCAAGCAGGGCGCCGACCTGTGCGGCTCGAGCCTGACGCAGGCGATCACGGCGGAGCTGCTCGCGGACACCGCGTGGCTCGACGGCCACGTCGCGGGCATCCGCGCGGTGTACGCCGAGCGGGCCCTCGCATTGCACGCCGCGCTCGTGGACGCGTTCGGCGACCGGCTGCGCCTGACGACGCCCGAGGGCGGGATGTTCCTGTGGGGCGAGTTCACCGACAGCACAGCGACATCCGCGGCGCTCGGCGCGGCCGTGGACGCCGGCGTCGCCTACGTCCCCGGCTCCGCCTTCGCGGTGCAACGCGACCTGGGGCACGCCCTGCGGCTGTGCTTCACGACCGGATCACCGGACGACCTCCGCGAGGCCGTCCGGCGACTGTCGACGGTGCTGTGA
- the glpK gene encoding glycerol kinase GlpK, which translates to MALSSRDPQFVAAIDQGTSSTRCIIFDRHGTIVASEQREHDQIFPRGGWVEHDATQIWVNTRLVCAEALAASDLTATDIAAVGITNQRETVVVWDRATGEPIHNAIVWQDTRTDALCEELAAVGLEEPDRDRFKASCGLPLSTYFSGPKIAWILDHVDGARERAERGELCAGTIDSWLVWNLTTDDDFGTGTERSDTARPLHVTDITNASRTMLMNLADGAWDPATCAAMGIPMAMLPEIRSSAEVYGTVRERGVFGGVPIAGILGDQQAAMFGQAALDEGSAKNTYGTGNFLLLNTGERPIFSEHGLLTTVCYKLGDEATVYALEGSVAVSGSLVQWLRDNLGIISAAPEIEELATGVPDNGGVYVVPAFSGLFAPRWRPDARGVIVGLTRFSDKRHIARAALEATAYQSREVIEAMNGDSGIPLTELRVDGGMVVNDTLMQFQADVLNVPVIRPRVIETTALGAAYAAGYATGVWTLDEIRTNWAEDARWLPTMPADEREHLFSEWNRAVERTLNWA; encoded by the coding sequence GTGGCTCTTTCATCGCGCGACCCGCAGTTCGTCGCCGCAATCGATCAGGGCACCAGCTCGACGCGGTGCATCATCTTCGATCGGCACGGGACCATCGTGGCCTCCGAACAACGGGAACACGACCAGATCTTCCCACGCGGCGGCTGGGTGGAGCACGACGCCACGCAGATATGGGTGAACACGCGCCTGGTGTGCGCGGAGGCCCTCGCGGCGTCCGACCTCACCGCCACCGACATCGCGGCCGTCGGCATCACCAACCAGCGCGAGACAGTCGTCGTCTGGGACCGCGCCACGGGCGAGCCGATCCACAACGCCATCGTCTGGCAGGACACCCGCACCGACGCGCTGTGCGAGGAGCTCGCCGCCGTCGGCCTCGAAGAGCCGGATCGCGACCGGTTCAAGGCCTCCTGCGGCCTGCCTCTCTCCACCTACTTCTCGGGGCCCAAGATCGCCTGGATCCTCGACCACGTCGACGGTGCGCGGGAGCGGGCCGAGCGCGGGGAGCTGTGCGCCGGGACCATCGACTCGTGGCTGGTGTGGAACCTCACCACCGACGACGATTTCGGCACCGGCACGGAGCGCAGCGACACCGCCCGCCCCCTGCACGTCACCGACATCACCAACGCCTCGCGGACGATGCTGATGAACCTCGCGGACGGCGCCTGGGATCCCGCCACCTGCGCGGCGATGGGGATCCCCATGGCGATGCTGCCCGAGATCCGTTCCAGCGCCGAGGTCTACGGCACGGTGCGCGAGCGCGGCGTCTTCGGTGGCGTCCCGATCGCCGGCATCCTGGGCGATCAGCAGGCCGCGATGTTCGGCCAGGCGGCGCTCGACGAGGGTTCGGCCAAGAACACCTACGGCACCGGCAACTTCCTGCTCCTCAACACGGGTGAACGCCCGATCTTCAGCGAGCACGGCCTCCTGACGACGGTCTGCTACAAGCTGGGCGACGAGGCCACCGTGTACGCGCTGGAGGGTTCGGTCGCGGTGAGCGGTTCGCTGGTGCAGTGGCTCCGCGACAATCTCGGCATCATCTCCGCGGCGCCCGAGATCGAGGAGCTCGCCACCGGAGTCCCCGACAACGGCGGCGTGTACGTGGTGCCCGCCTTCTCGGGGCTGTTCGCGCCGCGCTGGCGTCCCGACGCCCGCGGCGTGATCGTGGGGCTGACGCGGTTCTCCGACAAGCGGCACATCGCGCGGGCCGCCCTGGAGGCCACCGCCTACCAGTCGCGCGAGGTGATCGAGGCGATGAACGGCGACAGCGGCATTCCGCTCACCGAGCTGCGGGTCGACGGCGGCATGGTCGTCAACGACACCCTGATGCAGTTCCAGGCCGACGTGCTGAACGTTCCCGTCATCCGGCCGCGGGTCATCGAGACCACCGCGCTCGGCGCCGCCTACGCGGCCGGGTACGCCACCGGCGTGTGGACGCTGGACGAGATCCGCACCAACTGGGCCGAGGACGCACGGTGGCTCCCGACGATGCCGGCCGACGAGCGCGAGCACCTGTTCAGCGAGTGGAACCGCGCGGTGGAGCGAACACTGAACTGGGCCTGA
- the eno gene encoding phosphopyruvate hydratase, whose product MTTAGEIVQVGAREILDSRGNPTVEVEIVLADGSFARAAVPSGASTGEHEAVELRDGGDRYLGKGVMKAVEGVLEVIAPEVIGIPADEQRVIDQTLLDLDGTPDKSRLGANALLGVSLAAAKAAAESAALPLFRYLGGPNAHILPVPMMNILNGGAHADSGVDVQEFMVAPIGAETFKESLRWGAEVYHALKSVLKAKGLNTGLGDEGGFAPSVAGTREALELISEAIGKTGLQLGSDVALALDVAATEFYTPQGYKFEGKVLSAAEMGEFYRGLIGEFPMVSIEDPLSEDDWEGWVDLTDAIGDKVQLVGDDLFVTNPERLEDGIARGAANALLVKVNQIGTLTETLDAVALAHNNGYKSMMSHRSGETEDTTIADLAVAVGSGQIKTGAPARSERVAKYNQLLRIEEELGDAARYAGDTAFPRYGA is encoded by the coding sequence GTGACGACCGCCGGCGAGATCGTCCAGGTAGGCGCCCGCGAGATTCTCGATTCGCGTGGTAACCCCACGGTGGAGGTCGAGATCGTGCTGGCCGATGGCAGCTTCGCGCGTGCGGCGGTGCCTTCGGGTGCGTCGACCGGTGAGCATGAGGCGGTGGAGCTGCGCGATGGCGGTGACCGGTACCTCGGTAAGGGTGTGATGAAGGCTGTCGAGGGTGTGCTGGAGGTCATCGCGCCGGAGGTGATCGGCATTCCGGCTGATGAGCAGCGGGTCATCGATCAGACGCTGTTGGATCTGGATGGCACGCCGGATAAGAGCCGGCTGGGTGCGAACGCCCTGCTGGGTGTGTCTTTGGCGGCGGCGAAGGCCGCGGCGGAGTCCGCGGCGCTGCCGCTGTTCCGGTACTTGGGTGGGCCGAACGCGCACATCCTGCCGGTGCCGATGATGAACATCCTCAACGGCGGCGCGCACGCGGACAGCGGCGTCGACGTCCAGGAGTTCATGGTCGCGCCGATCGGTGCGGAGACCTTCAAGGAGTCGCTGCGGTGGGGCGCGGAGGTCTACCACGCTCTCAAGTCGGTGCTCAAGGCCAAGGGGCTGAATACGGGCTTGGGTGATGAGGGTGGTTTCGCGCCGTCGGTGGCGGGGACGCGGGAGGCGTTGGAGCTGATCTCGGAGGCGATCGGCAAGACGGGCCTGCAGCTGGGGTCGGATGTGGCGTTGGCGTTGGATGTGGCGGCGACGGAGTTCTACACCCCGCAGGGTTACAAGTTCGAGGGCAAGGTGCTTTCGGCGGCGGAGATGGGGGAGTTCTATCGGGGTCTGATCGGGGAGTTCCCGATGGTCTCGATCGAGGACCCGCTCTCGGAGGACGACTGGGAGGGCTGGGTCGACCTGACCGATGCCATCGGTGACAAGGTGCAGCTGGTCGGTGATGACCTGTTCGTGACGAACCCGGAGCGGCTCGAGGACGGCATTGCCCGGGGCGCGGCGAACGCCCTGCTGGTGAAGGTCAACCAGATCGGCACCCTGACGGAGACGTTGGATGCGGTGGCGCTGGCGCACAACAACGGTTACAAGAGCATGATGAGCCACCGCTCGGGTGAGACGGAGGACACCACCATCGCGGATCTGGCGGTCGCCGTCGGTTCGGGGCAGATCAAGACCGGTGCGCCGGCGCGGTCGGAGCGGGTGGCGAAGTACAACCAGCTGTTGCGCATCGAGGAGGAGCTCGGTGACGCCGCGCGGTACGCCGGCGACACCGCCTTCCCCCGCTACGGCGCCTGA
- a CDS encoding sensor histidine kinase has product MIMTRADRVMLALVLAGGWAIGTTISLVIDSTPPSLVLNAVASLGGAVTVWAEIRGANAAWSWGGAVVAAVAFTAAAAGPSGTPLWLAGASWIFVIVAGITASYADTSLDGVLELAAGVLAVVPIIPLAVGDPRLLVLAFLLAGAVNAAVMFGHRHRTAERRLEETRAEVQLAERTAMARELHDVIAHEVTGIVVLAQAGIAAGSDASDTLARIEHSGARALADIRAMVGTLREPTDVPAPLAPSASASFGLRAALAELSRDTAGERITVTVDPAADGEDVPDLVRLVAHRVVTEGVTNARRHAPGGSVRITVGRNAQEIRVDVDDDGPADGGVPGPGPGGGTGLAGLTERAATVGGEVSYGPDGSGWRLTATLPMHGVR; this is encoded by the coding sequence ATGATCATGACGCGCGCGGATCGGGTCATGCTCGCCCTGGTCCTCGCGGGAGGGTGGGCGATCGGAACGACGATCTCCCTCGTCATCGACTCGACCCCGCCGTCCCTGGTCCTGAACGCGGTGGCGTCCCTGGGGGGTGCCGTCACCGTGTGGGCGGAGATCCGCGGAGCGAACGCGGCATGGTCATGGGGTGGGGCGGTGGTCGCCGCCGTGGCATTCACGGCGGCGGCCGCAGGCCCCTCCGGCACTCCGCTCTGGCTCGCCGGGGCGAGCTGGATCTTCGTCATCGTCGCCGGGATCACGGCCTCGTACGCGGACACCTCCCTCGACGGGGTCCTCGAACTCGCGGCCGGTGTCCTCGCGGTCGTCCCCATCATCCCGCTCGCGGTCGGCGACCCGAGGCTGTTGGTCCTCGCCTTCCTCCTCGCCGGCGCCGTGAACGCCGCCGTGATGTTCGGGCACCGGCACCGGACGGCGGAGCGCCGACTCGAGGAGACCCGCGCGGAGGTCCAACTGGCGGAGCGCACGGCGATGGCGCGCGAACTGCACGACGTCATCGCCCACGAGGTGACGGGGATCGTGGTGCTGGCCCAGGCCGGAATCGCCGCGGGGTCGGATGCCAGCGACACGCTCGCGCGGATCGAGCACAGCGGCGCCCGCGCCCTCGCCGACATCCGCGCCATGGTCGGGACCCTGCGGGAGCCCACCGACGTTCCGGCGCCGCTCGCCCCCTCTGCGTCGGCCTCGTTCGGCTTGCGCGCCGCGCTCGCCGAGCTCTCGCGGGACACGGCCGGGGAGCGGATCACGGTGACGGTCGACCCCGCGGCGGACGGCGAGGACGTGCCCGACCTCGTCCGGCTCGTCGCGCACCGCGTGGTCACCGAGGGAGTGACCAACGCCCGCCGGCATGCGCCGGGCGGGAGCGTGCGGATCACCGTCGGGCGGAACGCGCAGGAGATCCGGGTGGACGTGGACGACGACGGCCCGGCCGACGGAGGCGTGCCGGGCCCCGGACCGGGCGGAGGCACGGGCCTGGCGGGCCTGACGGAGCGCGCGGCCACCGTCGGGGGAGAGGTCAGTTACGGGCCCGACGGGAGCGGCTGGCGGCTCACCGCGACCCTGCCGATGCACGGGGTGCGCTGA